A stretch of Acidovorax sp. RAC01 DNA encodes these proteins:
- the coxB gene encoding cytochrome c oxidase subunit II, protein MKSISNKLASLLLIAGAWVGSAAHAVQDLPGGPAVNQLNLAPPVTKIAEEQHFLHWMMLIICTVIFVAVFSVMFYSIWKHRRSKGAKSANFHESVTVEVVWTIVPFIIVILMALPATKVLVAQKDTTNADLTIKTTGYQWKWGYDYLAGEGEGLGFISTLDSSHRAMSDSGNVKEAPANYLLKVDNPMVVPVNKKVRIITTANDVIHAFMVPAFGIKQDAIPGFVRDTWFRAEKIGDYYGQCAELCGKEHAYMPIHVKVVSAEDYTAWVAAQRKLAAAKLDDPTKVWAMDDLAKRGEKVYAANCAACHQANGKGAGPIKALDASAVVLDADHAKQIQILLKGAANGAMPAWPQLSDTDIAAVVTYTKNSWSNKTGQLVQPSEVVAQRGK, encoded by the coding sequence ATGAAGAGCATTTCCAACAAGCTGGCTTCTCTGCTGCTGATCGCCGGTGCATGGGTGGGCTCCGCTGCCCACGCAGTCCAGGACCTGCCAGGCGGGCCAGCGGTCAACCAGCTGAACCTGGCACCCCCCGTCACCAAGATCGCTGAAGAGCAGCACTTCCTTCACTGGATGATGCTGATCATTTGCACGGTGATCTTCGTAGCCGTGTTCTCGGTGATGTTCTATTCGATCTGGAAACACCGCCGCTCCAAGGGTGCGAAGTCGGCCAACTTCCACGAGTCGGTGACTGTCGAGGTGGTCTGGACCATTGTTCCTTTCATCATCGTGATCCTGATGGCCCTGCCGGCCACCAAGGTGCTGGTTGCCCAAAAGGATACGACCAACGCCGATCTCACCATCAAGACTACGGGTTATCAGTGGAAGTGGGGCTACGACTATCTGGCCGGCGAAGGCGAGGGCCTGGGCTTCATCTCGACGCTGGACAGCAGCCATCGCGCCATGTCCGACAGCGGCAATGTGAAGGAAGCGCCCGCCAACTACCTGCTCAAGGTGGACAACCCGATGGTGGTCCCCGTCAACAAGAAGGTGCGCATCATCACTACGGCCAACGATGTGATCCACGCTTTCATGGTGCCGGCCTTCGGTATCAAGCAGGACGCGATCCCTGGCTTCGTGCGCGACACATGGTTCCGTGCAGAAAAAATTGGCGACTACTACGGCCAGTGCGCCGAGCTCTGCGGCAAAGAGCACGCCTACATGCCTATCCACGTGAAGGTTGTCTCGGCTGAGGATTACACGGCTTGGGTTGCCGCGCAGCGCAAGCTCGCAGCCGCCAAGCTGGACGATCCCACCAAGGTCTGGGCAATGGACGACCTGGCCAAGCGCGGCGAGAAGGTCTACGCGGCCAACTGCGCCGCCTGCCACCAGGCCAACGGCAAGGGCGCAGGTCCGATCAAGGCCCTGGACGCTTCTGCAGTGGTGCTGGATGCCGACCATGCCAAGCAGATCCAGATCCTGCTCAAGGGCGCTGCCAACGGCGCGATGCCCGCATGGCCCCAGCTGAGCGATACCGACATTGCGGCCGTGGTCACCTACACCAAGAACAGCTGGTCCAACAAGACCGGCCAGCTGGTGCAGCCTTCGGAAGTCGTGGCCCAGCGTGGCAAGTAA
- the ctaD gene encoding cytochrome c oxidase subunit I codes for MSAVLDNHGHAGDHAHDGHDHHHAPTGWRRWVFATNHKDIGTLYLLFSFTMLMVGGILALLIRAELFQPGLQLVNPELFNQLTTMHGLIMVFGAIMPAFVGFANWMIPLQIGASDMAFARMNNFSFWLMIPAALMLVGSFLMPGGAPAAGWTLYAPLTLQMGPSMDAGIFAMHILGASSIMGSINIIVTILNMRAPGMTLMKMPMFAWTWLITAYLLIAVMPVLAGAITMTLTDRHFGTSFFNPAGGGDPVMYQHIFWFFGHPEVYIMILPAFGIISQIVPAFARKKLFGYASMVYATSSIAILSFIVWAHHMFTTGMPVTGQLFFMYATMLISVPTAVKIFNWIATMWRGSMTFETPMLFAVGFIFVFTMGGFTGLILAMAPIDIQLQDTYYVVAHFHYVLVAGSLFSMFAGVYYWLPKWTGVMYSETRGQIHFWSSLIFFNITFFPMHFLGLAGMPRRYADYPMQFADFNAIASVGALGFGLAQVYFFLAVIVPAMRGKGEKAAAKPWDGAEGLEWEVPSPAPFHTFENPPKLDATATRVIG; via the coding sequence ATGAGCGCAGTTCTCGACAACCACGGGCACGCTGGCGATCACGCACACGACGGCCACGATCACCACCACGCACCGACAGGCTGGCGCCGATGGGTGTTTGCCACCAACCACAAGGACATCGGTACGCTGTACCTGCTGTTCTCGTTCACCATGCTCATGGTGGGCGGCATTCTTGCCCTGCTGATCCGCGCTGAGCTGTTCCAGCCCGGCCTGCAGCTGGTCAACCCCGAGCTGTTCAACCAGCTCACCACGATGCATGGCCTGATCATGGTGTTCGGCGCGATCATGCCGGCCTTCGTGGGCTTTGCGAACTGGATGATTCCGCTGCAAATCGGTGCATCCGACATGGCCTTCGCCCGCATGAACAACTTCAGCTTCTGGCTGATGATTCCTGCAGCGCTGATGCTGGTGGGTTCTTTCCTGATGCCAGGCGGCGCCCCTGCTGCCGGCTGGACGCTGTACGCGCCCCTGACCCTGCAGATGGGTCCTTCCATGGACGCCGGCATCTTTGCGATGCACATCCTGGGTGCCAGCTCGATCATGGGTTCGATCAATATCATCGTGACGATCCTGAACATGCGCGCCCCCGGCATGACGCTGATGAAGATGCCCATGTTTGCATGGACATGGCTCATCACGGCCTACCTGCTCATCGCCGTGATGCCTGTGCTGGCCGGTGCCATCACCATGACGCTGACCGACCGCCACTTCGGCACGAGCTTCTTCAATCCCGCCGGTGGTGGTGACCCGGTCATGTACCAGCACATCTTCTGGTTCTTCGGTCACCCCGAGGTGTACATCATGATCTTGCCGGCCTTCGGCATCATCAGCCAGATCGTGCCCGCTTTTGCACGCAAGAAGCTGTTCGGCTATGCCTCCATGGTGTACGCCACGTCGTCGATTGCCATCCTGTCGTTCATCGTGTGGGCCCACCACATGTTCACGACCGGCATGCCCGTGACCGGCCAGCTGTTCTTCATGTACGCCACGATGCTGATCTCGGTGCCCACGGCCGTGAAGATCTTCAACTGGATCGCCACCATGTGGCGCGGCTCCATGACGTTTGAAACCCCCATGCTGTTTGCCGTGGGCTTCATCTTCGTGTTCACCATGGGTGGCTTCACAGGCCTGATTCTGGCCATGGCACCCATCGACATCCAGCTGCAGGACACGTATTACGTGGTGGCCCACTTCCACTACGTGCTGGTGGCCGGCTCGCTTTTCTCGATGTTCGCTGGCGTCTACTACTGGCTGCCCAAGTGGACCGGCGTGATGTATTCCGAAACCCGCGGCCAGATCCATTTCTGGAGCTCGCTGATTTTCTTCAACATCACGTTCTTCCCGATGCACTTCCTGGGCCTGGCCGGCATGCCGCGCCGCTATGCCGACTATCCGATGCAGTTTGCCGACTTCAATGCAATTGCTTCGGTGGGCGCCCTGGGCTTCGGTCTGGCGCAGGTGTACTTCTTCCTCGCCGTGATCGTGCCTGCCATGCGTGGCAAGGGCGAGAAGGCGGCCGCCAAGCCTTGGGATGGCGCCGAAGGCCTCGAATGGGAAGTCCCGTCGCCCGCACCCTTCCACACGTTTGAAAACCCACCCAAGCTGGACGCTACCGCGACCCGCGTGATTGGCTGA
- a CDS encoding cytochrome oxidase small assembly protein gives MKPEQKKSNLRMALILASVAAVFFVGFMVKVTFLSR, from the coding sequence ATGAAGCCCGAACAGAAGAAGAGCAACCTGCGCATGGCATTGATCCTTGCCTCAGTGGCTGCCGTGTTCTTTGTCGGGTTCATGGTCAAGGTCACCTTCCTTTCCCGCTGA
- a CDS encoding cytochrome c oxidase assembly protein yields MSLRHENAKMVGKLVVVAAGMFAFGYVLIPIYKHICEMTGINILSLSERQVPGNGVAGKDVKVPSNTQVDRTRTITVEFDANARGPWDFKPAQRSVQVHPGELTTVMYEFQNVQNRRMAAQAIPSYAPRQAAAHFNKLECFCFNQYILEPGEKKEWPVAFVIDPRLSKDVTTITLSYTFFEVGGKTPAAPGSTAAAAVLPAPVAAVAVPVVAGRAEAGS; encoded by the coding sequence ATGAGCCTGCGCCACGAAAACGCGAAGATGGTCGGGAAGCTGGTCGTCGTAGCGGCGGGCATGTTTGCGTTCGGCTACGTGCTGATCCCCATCTACAAGCATATTTGCGAGATGACGGGGATCAACATCCTGTCGCTCTCGGAGCGCCAGGTACCGGGCAACGGCGTGGCGGGCAAAGATGTCAAGGTCCCTTCCAATACGCAGGTGGACCGCACCCGCACCATTACGGTCGAATTCGACGCCAACGCGCGCGGCCCGTGGGACTTCAAGCCCGCACAACGGTCTGTGCAGGTACATCCTGGCGAGCTGACAACGGTGATGTACGAGTTCCAGAACGTGCAAAACCGCCGGATGGCCGCGCAGGCCATCCCGAGCTACGCTCCGCGCCAGGCGGCGGCCCACTTCAACAAGCTGGAATGTTTTTGCTTCAACCAGTACATCCTGGAGCCTGGCGAAAAGAAGGAATGGCCGGTGGCATTCGTGATTGACCCGCGTCTGTCGAAAGACGTGACGACGATCACCCTGTCCTACACCTTCTTTGAGGTGGGTGGGAAGACGCCTGCGGCGCCCGGCTCTACGGCAGCTGCCGCGGTGCTGCCTGCGCCGGTTGCAGCGGTGGCTGTTCCGGTGGTGGCAGGCAGGGCAGAGGCGGGTTCGTGA
- a CDS encoding DUF2970 domain-containing protein, with product MSQESKRSVSPHERRGSLGRTIRAVAWSLIGLRKGSEYEQDVQRLNPLHIIAVGLAAVFLLVLGLIGLVNWVV from the coding sequence GTGAGTCAGGAGAGCAAGCGCAGCGTCAGTCCGCATGAACGCAGGGGCTCCCTGGGCCGGACCATACGCGCGGTCGCCTGGTCGCTGATCGGGCTGCGCAAGGGCAGTGAATATGAGCAGGATGTGCAGCGGCTGAATCCGTTGCACATTATTGCGGTGGGGCTGGCAGCTGTGTTTCTGCTGGTTCTCGGTCTGATTGGTCTTGTGAACTGGGTAGTTTGA
- a CDS encoding cytochrome c oxidase subunit 3 gives MSATTHGGTPYYYVPAESRHPFMAAVGLFFVILGAGQWINGHDWGKYSLAFGLVWWLFVLYQWFGDAVRESEGGLYGHKIDLSYRWSMSWFIFSEVMFFGAFFTALWWARSHSVPALGSLENALLWPDFKAVWPSIAAGATASPAGIVEPFQTVGPFWLPTINTALLLTSGVTLTIAHHALRENQRGKTIGFMWATVLLGFVFLIVQGYEYYHLYTDLNLKLNSGIFGSTFFMLTGFHGFHVFLGMLMLLVITLRLQKGHFTADKHFGFEGAAWYWHFVDVVWLGLYVLVYWL, from the coding sequence ATGAGTGCAACAACCCACGGCGGAACCCCGTACTACTACGTGCCGGCCGAATCGCGCCATCCTTTCATGGCGGCAGTCGGCCTGTTCTTCGTGATCCTGGGCGCAGGGCAGTGGATCAATGGCCACGACTGGGGCAAGTACTCGCTGGCCTTCGGCCTGGTGTGGTGGCTCTTCGTGCTGTACCAGTGGTTTGGCGATGCGGTTCGCGAGAGCGAAGGAGGCCTGTACGGTCACAAGATCGACCTGTCTTACCGCTGGAGCATGAGCTGGTTCATCTTCTCCGAAGTCATGTTCTTCGGTGCTTTCTTCACGGCTCTGTGGTGGGCACGTTCGCACTCGGTGCCTGCCCTGGGCAGCCTCGAAAACGCACTGCTCTGGCCCGATTTCAAGGCCGTGTGGCCCAGCATCGCTGCCGGTGCCACTGCCTCGCCAGCCGGCATCGTCGAGCCCTTCCAGACGGTCGGCCCGTTCTGGCTGCCGACCATCAACACCGCCTTGCTGCTGACATCCGGCGTGACCTTGACCATCGCCCATCATGCGCTCCGCGAGAATCAGCGTGGCAAGACCATCGGCTTCATGTGGGCCACCGTGTTGCTGGGTTTTGTGTTCCTGATCGTTCAGGGCTACGAGTACTACCACCTGTACACGGACCTGAACCTCAAGCTCAACTCCGGCATTTTTGGTTCGACCTTCTTCATGCTGACCGGCTTCCACGGCTTCCACGTGTTTCTGGGTATGCTGATGCTGCTGGTGATCACGCTGCGCCTGCAAAAGGGCCACTTCACTGCCGACAAGCATTTCGGTTTTGAAGGTGCTGCCTGGTACTGGCACTTTGTGGACGTGGTCTGGCTGGGCCTCTACGTCCTGGTGTACTGGCTGTAA
- a CDS encoding twin transmembrane helix small protein produces MKYLVLVAFIAILASLASALVFMMRNGRDDKAKGNHMAKALALRVGFSILLFVCILLAWQLGYIQPTGLPATR; encoded by the coding sequence ATGAAATATCTGGTGTTGGTGGCTTTCATCGCCATTCTCGCAAGCCTCGCTTCGGCGCTTGTCTTCATGATGCGTAACGGGCGCGACGACAAGGCCAAGGGTAACCACATGGCCAAGGCGCTGGCGCTGCGGGTGGGGTTTTCCATTCTGCTGTTTGTGTGCATCCTGCTGGCCTGGCAATTGGGGTACATCCAGCCCACCGGACTGCCGGCAACCCGTTGA
- a CDS encoding SURF1 family protein gives MLITASLGRWQLSRASQKQALQSAIDERRQLAPVDVQILVQAPEITSSGTGGDDPAGGADDAFANGLIHRTVVLRGRWMPEYTVFLDNRQMNGRPGFFVLTPLQLTGPEGAGKVVMVQRGWVPRNFQDRTQLPQVETPRDAEVSIQGRIALAPSRLYEFDDGPAIQRSSPIRQNLDLAAFRTETRLPILPLTVLQTGEAADGLLRNWPVISAGIDKHYGYAFQWFGLCGLIATLYVWFHIFRRFIRPRRQPAA, from the coding sequence ATGCTGATCACGGCCTCGCTTGGGCGGTGGCAGCTTTCGCGCGCATCTCAAAAGCAGGCGCTTCAGTCCGCTATCGATGAGCGCCGGCAACTGGCTCCAGTGGATGTGCAAATCCTCGTACAGGCACCGGAGATCACCTCGTCCGGCACAGGGGGCGATGATCCTGCTGGTGGTGCCGACGATGCCTTTGCCAACGGACTGATCCACCGCACGGTGGTACTGCGCGGCCGCTGGATGCCTGAATACACCGTGTTTCTGGACAATCGCCAGATGAACGGCCGCCCGGGGTTCTTTGTGCTGACCCCACTGCAACTCACGGGCCCGGAAGGTGCCGGCAAAGTGGTCATGGTCCAGCGCGGGTGGGTGCCCCGCAATTTCCAGGACCGCACCCAACTCCCGCAAGTCGAGACACCGCGGGACGCCGAAGTCAGCATACAAGGCCGGATCGCTTTGGCTCCCTCGCGCCTGTATGAGTTCGACGACGGCCCGGCAATCCAAAGGTCTTCGCCCATCCGGCAAAATCTCGACCTTGCGGCCTTTCGCACCGAGACGCGTCTGCCCATCCTGCCGCTCACGGTGTTGCAGACCGGCGAGGCAGCCGATGGTCTGCTGCGCAACTGGCCCGTCATCAGCGCTGGCATCGACAAACACTACGGTTACGCATTTCAATGGTTCGGGCTCTGCGGCCTGATTGCAACGCTTTATGTCTGGTTCCACATCTTCCGACGGTTCATTCGCCCGCGCCGCCAGCCAGCCGCCTGA
- a CDS encoding COX15/CtaA family protein — protein sequence MMDTQPLYDLAPLARLMLVGILIALGPLAWIALRNRGSTPVRRLQALTVLTLFLTFDLVLFGAFTRLTDSGLGCPDWPGCYGSASPVGAREEISAAQEAMPTGPVTHGKAWVEMIHRYLATGVGVLIIAMTASAWVQRRQALRSGAPQLPLSPWWPTFTLFWVCLQGAFGALTVTMKLFPAIVTLHLMGGVVLLALLCVQAVRHTHWAQGRQPVNLTGALRFALVAATALVGVQIVLGGWVSTNYAVLACTTFPTCQGSWWPEMDFAQGFQIWRELGMLQDGTHISFAGLTAIHYVHRLMAYLVLAVIWGVAWGLHRRGLLVAQARWLAALGALQLVTGLSNVVLDWPLVAAVLHTGGAAALVVVLTWSLASSRVAAQPQAASAPSRAPRVSA from the coding sequence ATGATGGACACACAGCCGCTGTACGACCTGGCGCCGCTCGCGCGGCTCATGCTGGTCGGCATTCTCATTGCCTTGGGGCCGCTGGCCTGGATTGCGCTGCGCAACCGCGGCAGCACGCCCGTGCGCCGCCTGCAGGCGCTGACCGTGCTCACACTTTTCCTGACGTTTGACCTGGTGCTGTTCGGCGCCTTCACGCGCCTGACGGACTCGGGTCTGGGGTGCCCGGACTGGCCCGGCTGCTACGGCAGCGCGAGCCCCGTGGGGGCGCGCGAGGAGATCTCGGCCGCCCAGGAGGCCATGCCCACCGGGCCGGTCACCCACGGCAAGGCATGGGTGGAGATGATTCACCGCTACCTGGCCACCGGCGTTGGCGTGCTCATCATCGCCATGACCGCCTCAGCGTGGGTGCAGCGACGCCAGGCACTGCGCAGTGGTGCGCCGCAGCTCCCGCTCAGCCCATGGTGGCCCACCTTCACACTGTTTTGGGTGTGTCTGCAGGGTGCATTCGGCGCGTTGACGGTGACGATGAAGCTGTTTCCCGCCATCGTCACGCTGCACCTGATGGGTGGCGTGGTGCTGCTGGCGCTGTTGTGCGTGCAGGCGGTGCGCCACACGCACTGGGCGCAGGGGCGCCAGCCGGTAAACCTGACCGGCGCGCTGCGCTTTGCGCTGGTGGCTGCCACGGCGCTGGTGGGCGTGCAGATCGTGCTGGGCGGCTGGGTGAGCACCAACTATGCCGTGCTGGCCTGCACTACGTTCCCCACCTGCCAGGGCAGCTGGTGGCCCGAGATGGATTTTGCGCAGGGCTTTCAGATCTGGCGTGAACTGGGCATGCTGCAGGACGGCACCCACATCAGCTTCGCCGGCCTCACGGCCATCCACTATGTTCACCGCCTCATGGCCTACCTGGTGCTGGCCGTGATCTGGGGCGTGGCCTGGGGGCTGCATCGCCGCGGTCTGCTGGTGGCGCAGGCACGCTGGCTGGCAGCATTGGGCGCCTTGCAGCTTGTCACCGGGCTTTCCAATGTGGTGCTGGACTGGCCGCTGGTTGCCGCCGTACTGCACACCGGCGGCGCTGCGGCGCTGGTGGTTGTTCTGACATGGTCGCTTGCGTCGAGCCGCGTTGCCGCGCAACCGCAAGCGGCTTCTGCACCGTCGCGTGCACCGAGAGTTTCTGCATGA
- the cyoE gene encoding heme o synthase: MSVASPAAVSPPSRLAQFYALTKPRVVQLIVFCALIGMVLAVPGMPSGAQLGLMAVASAGVWLVAGAAAAFNCIVEQGIDAKMKRTAWRPTAKGELSNAQTLLFSAVLCGAGSAILYFLVNPLTMWLTFATFVGYAVIYTVILKPLTPQNIVIGGASGAMPPVLGWAAMTNDVGPEALILFLIIFLWTPPHFWALALYRVEDYRKSGLPMLPVTHGNEFTRLQVFLYTLILFAGCLMPFVYGMSSWIYLAAAVLLSGGFCAYGFALWRNYSDALARKTFRFSLIHLSVLFAALLVDHYVL, from the coding sequence ATGAGTGTTGCTTCCCCCGCGGCGGTTTCGCCGCCGTCCCGCCTGGCCCAGTTTTACGCGCTGACCAAGCCGCGTGTGGTCCAGCTCATCGTCTTTTGTGCGCTGATCGGCATGGTGCTGGCTGTGCCCGGCATGCCCTCGGGCGCACAGCTGGGCCTGATGGCCGTGGCCTCGGCTGGCGTCTGGCTGGTGGCTGGGGCTGCAGCCGCGTTCAATTGCATTGTCGAGCAGGGCATCGACGCCAAGATGAAGCGCACCGCGTGGCGCCCCACCGCCAAAGGCGAACTCTCGAACGCGCAGACCCTGCTGTTCTCTGCCGTGCTGTGCGGTGCCGGATCGGCCATCCTGTACTTCCTGGTCAACCCGCTGACCATGTGGCTTACGTTTGCCACGTTCGTGGGTTATGCGGTGATCTACACCGTCATCCTGAAGCCGCTGACCCCGCAGAACATCGTGATCGGTGGGGCCTCGGGCGCCATGCCGCCCGTGCTGGGCTGGGCCGCAATGACCAACGACGTGGGACCCGAAGCGCTGATCCTGTTCCTGATCATTTTCCTGTGGACCCCGCCGCATTTCTGGGCGCTGGCGCTCTACAGGGTGGAGGACTACCGCAAATCGGGCCTCCCCATGCTGCCCGTCACGCACGGCAACGAGTTCACGCGCCTGCAGGTCTTCCTGTACACGCTGATCCTTTTTGCGGGCTGCCTGATGCCGTTTGTCTATGGCATGAGCTCCTGGATCTATCTGGCGGCGGCTGTGCTGCTCAGTGGCGGGTTCTGTGCCTACGGCTTCGCACTGTGGCGCAACTATTCCGATGCGCTGGCCCGCAAGACCTTCCGCTTTTCCCTGATCCACCTGAGCGTGCTGTTTGCCGCCCTGCTGGTGGACCACTACGTGCTGTGA
- a CDS encoding SCO family protein, whose amino-acid sequence MAMAISAAALFSACTEKKVEFRGVDVTGAEYARDLPLTDHHGQARRMADFAGKVVVVFFGFTQCPDVCPTSMQELAEVKKMLGPDGDRLQGIFVTVDPERDTPEVLKAYMANFDPTFLALRGTPEQLAAVAKDFKIYYKKVDGKTPTSYTMDHSAGSYVYDTAGRLRVYNRYGSGAQALASDVKALLGEAR is encoded by the coding sequence ATGGCAATGGCGATAAGCGCTGCCGCCCTTTTTTCTGCCTGTACCGAGAAAAAGGTGGAGTTTCGGGGTGTGGATGTCACCGGCGCCGAGTACGCGCGCGACCTGCCGCTGACAGACCACCACGGCCAGGCCCGCCGCATGGCGGACTTTGCGGGCAAGGTCGTGGTGGTGTTCTTCGGCTTCACGCAGTGCCCGGATGTCTGCCCTACATCCATGCAGGAACTGGCCGAAGTCAAGAAGATGCTGGGCCCGGACGGTGACCGGCTGCAAGGGATCTTCGTCACCGTGGACCCGGAGCGCGACACGCCCGAAGTGCTCAAGGCGTACATGGCCAACTTTGATCCGACCTTCCTGGCGCTGCGCGGCACGCCGGAGCAGCTGGCTGCCGTCGCCAAGGACTTCAAGATCTACTACAAGAAGGTCGACGGCAAGACCCCCACCAGCTACACCATGGATCACTCGGCCGGTAGCTACGTGTACGACACAGCCGGCCGTCTGCGCGTGTACAACCGCTACGGCAGCGGCGCGCAGGCCCTGGCGTCGGACGTGAAGGCCTTGCTGGGCGAGGCGCGCTGA
- a CDS encoding Bug family tripartite tricarboxylate transporter substrate binding protein codes for MSAHTARILSRRTALALALAAAAPWAAAQTAASGAAALAAKWPTKTVRIIVGFPGGSSPDLTARTFAEPLSKALGQPVIVENRVGAGGNIGADAVAKARDDHTIGLMINGNLTIAKLLNAAVPYDPIKDLAPLSLIGTSPLVLTAPVNQPGVPATATAQEFFVAARNGGDKWSYGTPGVGTVGHIGTELLKSRSNINPVHVPYPGYAQVATAMLGGQLQMALMPPALAQAQVKAGKLRAIGVTSTTRSALAPDIPSLSEAGISNFNLEIWNAFAAPATMPKPIQAKLAALIGEIARSEEVRSKLFQQGWQVAGTSPEGLANRIKADTSLLGGVIAMRGIKAE; via the coding sequence TTGTCCGCCCATACCGCACGCATCCTGTCCCGCCGCACCGCACTGGCCCTGGCGCTAGCCGCCGCTGCCCCTTGGGCCGCCGCACAGACAGCAGCCTCTGGCGCCGCTGCGCTTGCCGCCAAATGGCCCACCAAGACGGTGCGGATCATCGTCGGCTTCCCTGGTGGCTCGTCTCCCGACCTGACAGCGCGTACGTTTGCCGAGCCGCTTTCCAAGGCGCTGGGGCAACCGGTCATCGTTGAGAACCGTGTGGGCGCGGGCGGCAACATTGGCGCCGATGCCGTGGCCAAGGCGCGTGACGACCACACCATCGGGCTGATGATCAATGGCAACCTGACCATTGCCAAGCTGCTGAACGCGGCAGTGCCTTACGACCCGATCAAGGACCTGGCGCCATTGAGCCTGATTGGCACATCGCCACTGGTGCTGACTGCGCCGGTCAACCAACCCGGTGTGCCCGCAACCGCTACCGCGCAGGAGTTCTTTGTGGCCGCCCGCAACGGCGGCGACAAATGGAGCTATGGCACGCCGGGCGTCGGCACCGTGGGGCACATTGGTACCGAACTGCTCAAGTCGCGCAGCAACATCAACCCTGTGCATGTGCCCTACCCCGGCTACGCACAGGTGGCCACCGCCATGCTGGGCGGGCAACTGCAGATGGCACTGATGCCACCGGCGCTTGCGCAGGCGCAGGTCAAGGCCGGCAAGCTGCGCGCTATCGGCGTGACGTCCACCACGCGCAGCGCGCTCGCGCCCGACATCCCGAGCCTGTCAGAGGCAGGCATCAGCAACTTCAATCTGGAGATCTGGAACGCGTTTGCAGCCCCTGCCACCATGCCCAAGCCCATCCAGGCCAAGCTGGCTGCACTGATCGGCGAGATTGCCCGCAGCGAAGAGGTGCGCAGCAAGCTTTTCCAGCAGGGCTGGCAAGTGGCGGGCACATCGCCTGAAGGCCTGGCCAACCGGATCAAGGCCGACACCAGCCTGCTCGGCGGCGTGATTGCGATGCGAGGCATCAAGGCGGAGTGA